One window from the genome of Tachypleus tridentatus isolate NWPU-2018 chromosome 11, ASM421037v1, whole genome shotgun sequence encodes:
- the LOC143232453 gene encoding protein O-mannosyl-transferase Tmtc3-like isoform X3 — protein sequence MAHQARTSYYVVVATVAFVCYLNALSCGFVFDDMSAVRDNRDLRPETPLISLFWNDFWGTPIHKEHSHKSYRPLCVLTFRLNYMLSELEPMSYHLLNIILHVIVCLQFFGVTQLFLPECACFVAAILFAIHPVHTEAVTGVVGRAEILSSVLFLLAFSSYSKATRRPHHTEWLPLLHCVIFVTAATLCKEQGITVVGLCCIYEVFVVQKLRLSDLLYVGQNVMASKAQPPPWLREMMLRLTVLILCALGLLIGRFQIMGAQLPVFTRFDNPAAVASSPVRQLTYNYLLGVNTWLVLFPFSLCCDWTMGTIPLIESFTDPRNFATIAIYLTLILLVGSILFSDDGHSEVVTMGLAFTVLPFLPASNLFFPVGFVVAERVLYTPSMGLCLLVAYGWHLLMERIRWKPVVWTMLTVLIISHSLKTIVRNCDWKTEYSIFMAGLKVNQQNAKLYNNVGHALEGEGKFKEALEYFLQASCVQNDDIGAHINVGRTYNNLEMYDEAELAFWKAKGLLPRPKTGEAYRVRIAPNHLNVFLNLANLISRNKSRLEEADALYRQAISMRADYIQAYINRGDILIKLNRTQEAQEVYERALQFDSTNPDIYYNLGVVYLEQRKATQAMVYFNKALEIDPNHEQALMNSAVLIQESGNSKLRHVAYERLQHLLEKGKANERVYFNLGMLAMDEKRVNEAEMWFKNAVQVREDFRSALFNLALLLSDSGRPLEAVPFLKQLLKHHPDHIKGLILLGDIYINHMKDLEAAEKCYTKILHMDPSNVQAKHNLCVVYVERGQLTTGEHCLLQAASLAPKEEYIQRHLQIVRARLQKTKTKDEYSNSVNEVNPTLKPSISENPLNKKHSNSENFHNDKENQTSSES from the exons GAACACAGTCACAAGTCGTACAGacctttgtgtgttttaacatttaGACTTAACTACATGTTAAGTGAATTAGAACCCATGAGTTACCACTTATTGAACATCATCCTTCATGTTATTGTCTGTCTACAGTTTTTTGG GGTTACACAGCTTTTCTTACCAGAGTGTGCTTGTTTTGTTGCTGCAATCCTTTTTGCCATTCATCCTGTCCACACTgaagca GTAACGGGAGTAGTAGGAAGAGCTGAGATTCTGTCTTCAGTCTTGTTTCTTCTTGCCTTTTCCTCCTATTCTAAAGCCACAAGAAGGCCACACCATACAG AATGGTTACCTCTACTCCATTGTGTAATATTTGTGACAGCAGCTACACTTTGTAAAGAACAAGGAATCACAGTTGTGGGACTCTGCTGCATATATGAAGTGTTTGTTGTACAGAAG CTTAGACTCTCAGATCTTCTTTACGTTGGTCAGAACGTAATGGCTTCCAAAGCTCAACCTCCTCCTTGGCTTAGAGAAATGATGCTGCGGCTAACAGTCTTAATTCTTTGTGCTCTTGGTCTCTTGATTGGGAGATTTCAAATAATGGGTGCCCAGTTGCCAGTTTTTACCAG GTTTGACAACCCAGCAGCTGTGGCTAGTAGTCCTGTTCGACAGCTTACTTACAATTATTTATTGGGTGTTAACACATGGCTCGTTCTCTTCCCCTTCAGTTTATGTTGTGATTGGACAATGGGAACAATTCCATTGATTGAGTCATTCACAGATCCTCGTAACTTTGCAACTATAGCGATTTATTTAACTCTTATACTGTTGGTGGGGTCTATCCTTTTTTCAGATGATGGTCATTCTGAAGTTGTTACTATG GGCTTAGCATTTACGGTGCTACCATTTCTTCCGGCCTCCAACTTGTTCTTTCCTGTAGGATTTGTGGTAGCTGAAAGAGTCCTGTACACTCCAAGTATGGGATTATGTCTCTTAGTTGCATATGGGTGGCATCTGTTAATGGAAAGAAT AAGATGGAAGCCTGTTGTATGGACCATGTTAACAGTACTGATCATATCTCACAGTCTGAAAACAATTGTCCGCAACTGTGACTG GAAGACTGAATACTCAATCTTTATGGCTGGGTTAAAGGTCAATCAACAAAATGCTAAACTTTACAACAATGTGGGTCATGCTTTAGAAGGAGAAGGAAAATTTAAGGAAGCTTTGGAATACTTCCTTCAAGCTTCTTG TGTTCAAAATGATGATATTGGAGCTCACATCAATGTTGGAAGGACATACAATAACTTAGAGATGTATGATGAAGCAGAACTGGCTTTCTGGAAG GCAAAAGGACTTCTTCCTCGTCCTAAAACTGGAGAAGCGTATAGAGTTCGAATAGCCCCAAACCACCTGAATGTATTTCTTAATCTTGCAAATCTCATATCTCGAAACAAGAGCCGGCTTGAAGAGGCTGATGCA ctATACAGACAGGCTATCAGCATGAGAGCAGACTACATCCAAGCCTATATTAACAGAGGTGACATTCTGATTAAGTTAAATAG GACACAGGAGGCTCAAGAAGTATATGAAAGAGCACTGCAGTTCGACAGCACCAAtcctgatatttattataat cTTGGAGTGGTATACCTTGAACAACGGAAAGCTACTCAAGCTATGGTCTATTTCAACAAGGCATTGGAGATTGACCCAAATCATGAA CAAGCTCTAATGAATTCAGCAGTGTTGATACAAGAAAGTGGAAACAGCAAGCTTAGACATGTTGCTTATGAAAG GTTACAACACCTGTTAGAGAAAGGAAAGGCTAATGAAAGAGTTTATTTCAACCTTGGGATGCTGGCAATGGATGAAAAACGTGTGAATGAAGcagaaatgtggtttaaaaatgCTGTTCAG GTACGAGAAGATTTTCGTAGTGCACTTTTCAATCTTGCACTACTACTATCAGATTCAGGGCGTCCACTTGAAGCTGTGCCTTTTCTGAAGCAGTTACTAAAG CACCATCCTGATCACATTAAAGGACTGATTTTACTAGGAGATATCTACATCAATCACATGAAAGACTTGGAAGCAGCAGAAAAG TGTTACACGAAGATCCTTCATATGGATCCTAGCAATGTCCAAGCTAAACACAACCTGTGTGTTGTGTATGTGGAGCGTGGACAACTCACAACTGGTGAGCACTGCTTACTGCAAGCTGCAAGCCTTGCTCCTAAAGAAGAATACATTCAGCGTCATCTTCAAATTGTTCGTGCACGAttacaaaaaactaaaacaaaagatgAATACAGTAATTCTGTAAATGAGGTAAATCCGACATTAAAACCTTCAATCTCAGAAAATCCCTTGAATAAGAAACACTCCAACAGTGAAAATTTTCACAATGATAAGGAAAATCAAACCTCATCTGAATCTTGA
- the LOC143232453 gene encoding protein O-mannosyl-transferase Tmtc3-like isoform X1, producing the protein MAPRQLVRSPRKHPKVGMAHQARTSYYVVVATVAFVCYLNALSCGFVFDDMSAVRDNRDLRPETPLISLFWNDFWGTPIHKEHSHKSYRPLCVLTFRLNYMLSELEPMSYHLLNIILHVIVCLQFFGVTQLFLPECACFVAAILFAIHPVHTEAVTGVVGRAEILSSVLFLLAFSSYSKATRRPHHTEWLPLLHCVIFVTAATLCKEQGITVVGLCCIYEVFVVQKLRLSDLLYVGQNVMASKAQPPPWLREMMLRLTVLILCALGLLIGRFQIMGAQLPVFTRFDNPAAVASSPVRQLTYNYLLGVNTWLVLFPFSLCCDWTMGTIPLIESFTDPRNFATIAIYLTLILLVGSILFSDDGHSEVVTMGLAFTVLPFLPASNLFFPVGFVVAERVLYTPSMGLCLLVAYGWHLLMERIRWKPVVWTMLTVLIISHSLKTIVRNCDWKTEYSIFMAGLKVNQQNAKLYNNVGHALEGEGKFKEALEYFLQASCVQNDDIGAHINVGRTYNNLEMYDEAELAFWKAKGLLPRPKTGEAYRVRIAPNHLNVFLNLANLISRNKSRLEEADALYRQAISMRADYIQAYINRGDILIKLNRTQEAQEVYERALQFDSTNPDIYYNLGVVYLEQRKATQAMVYFNKALEIDPNHEQALMNSAVLIQESGNSKLRHVAYERLQHLLEKGKANERVYFNLGMLAMDEKRVNEAEMWFKNAVQVREDFRSALFNLALLLSDSGRPLEAVPFLKQLLKHHPDHIKGLILLGDIYINHMKDLEAAEKCYTKILHMDPSNVQAKHNLCVVYVERGQLTTGEHCLLQAASLAPKEEYIQRHLQIVRARLQKTKTKDEYSNSVNEVNPTLKPSISENPLNKKHSNSENFHNDKENQTSSES; encoded by the exons GAACACAGTCACAAGTCGTACAGacctttgtgtgttttaacatttaGACTTAACTACATGTTAAGTGAATTAGAACCCATGAGTTACCACTTATTGAACATCATCCTTCATGTTATTGTCTGTCTACAGTTTTTTGG GGTTACACAGCTTTTCTTACCAGAGTGTGCTTGTTTTGTTGCTGCAATCCTTTTTGCCATTCATCCTGTCCACACTgaagca GTAACGGGAGTAGTAGGAAGAGCTGAGATTCTGTCTTCAGTCTTGTTTCTTCTTGCCTTTTCCTCCTATTCTAAAGCCACAAGAAGGCCACACCATACAG AATGGTTACCTCTACTCCATTGTGTAATATTTGTGACAGCAGCTACACTTTGTAAAGAACAAGGAATCACAGTTGTGGGACTCTGCTGCATATATGAAGTGTTTGTTGTACAGAAG CTTAGACTCTCAGATCTTCTTTACGTTGGTCAGAACGTAATGGCTTCCAAAGCTCAACCTCCTCCTTGGCTTAGAGAAATGATGCTGCGGCTAACAGTCTTAATTCTTTGTGCTCTTGGTCTCTTGATTGGGAGATTTCAAATAATGGGTGCCCAGTTGCCAGTTTTTACCAG GTTTGACAACCCAGCAGCTGTGGCTAGTAGTCCTGTTCGACAGCTTACTTACAATTATTTATTGGGTGTTAACACATGGCTCGTTCTCTTCCCCTTCAGTTTATGTTGTGATTGGACAATGGGAACAATTCCATTGATTGAGTCATTCACAGATCCTCGTAACTTTGCAACTATAGCGATTTATTTAACTCTTATACTGTTGGTGGGGTCTATCCTTTTTTCAGATGATGGTCATTCTGAAGTTGTTACTATG GGCTTAGCATTTACGGTGCTACCATTTCTTCCGGCCTCCAACTTGTTCTTTCCTGTAGGATTTGTGGTAGCTGAAAGAGTCCTGTACACTCCAAGTATGGGATTATGTCTCTTAGTTGCATATGGGTGGCATCTGTTAATGGAAAGAAT AAGATGGAAGCCTGTTGTATGGACCATGTTAACAGTACTGATCATATCTCACAGTCTGAAAACAATTGTCCGCAACTGTGACTG GAAGACTGAATACTCAATCTTTATGGCTGGGTTAAAGGTCAATCAACAAAATGCTAAACTTTACAACAATGTGGGTCATGCTTTAGAAGGAGAAGGAAAATTTAAGGAAGCTTTGGAATACTTCCTTCAAGCTTCTTG TGTTCAAAATGATGATATTGGAGCTCACATCAATGTTGGAAGGACATACAATAACTTAGAGATGTATGATGAAGCAGAACTGGCTTTCTGGAAG GCAAAAGGACTTCTTCCTCGTCCTAAAACTGGAGAAGCGTATAGAGTTCGAATAGCCCCAAACCACCTGAATGTATTTCTTAATCTTGCAAATCTCATATCTCGAAACAAGAGCCGGCTTGAAGAGGCTGATGCA ctATACAGACAGGCTATCAGCATGAGAGCAGACTACATCCAAGCCTATATTAACAGAGGTGACATTCTGATTAAGTTAAATAG GACACAGGAGGCTCAAGAAGTATATGAAAGAGCACTGCAGTTCGACAGCACCAAtcctgatatttattataat cTTGGAGTGGTATACCTTGAACAACGGAAAGCTACTCAAGCTATGGTCTATTTCAACAAGGCATTGGAGATTGACCCAAATCATGAA CAAGCTCTAATGAATTCAGCAGTGTTGATACAAGAAAGTGGAAACAGCAAGCTTAGACATGTTGCTTATGAAAG GTTACAACACCTGTTAGAGAAAGGAAAGGCTAATGAAAGAGTTTATTTCAACCTTGGGATGCTGGCAATGGATGAAAAACGTGTGAATGAAGcagaaatgtggtttaaaaatgCTGTTCAG GTACGAGAAGATTTTCGTAGTGCACTTTTCAATCTTGCACTACTACTATCAGATTCAGGGCGTCCACTTGAAGCTGTGCCTTTTCTGAAGCAGTTACTAAAG CACCATCCTGATCACATTAAAGGACTGATTTTACTAGGAGATATCTACATCAATCACATGAAAGACTTGGAAGCAGCAGAAAAG TGTTACACGAAGATCCTTCATATGGATCCTAGCAATGTCCAAGCTAAACACAACCTGTGTGTTGTGTATGTGGAGCGTGGACAACTCACAACTGGTGAGCACTGCTTACTGCAAGCTGCAAGCCTTGCTCCTAAAGAAGAATACATTCAGCGTCATCTTCAAATTGTTCGTGCACGAttacaaaaaactaaaacaaaagatgAATACAGTAATTCTGTAAATGAGGTAAATCCGACATTAAAACCTTCAATCTCAGAAAATCCCTTGAATAAGAAACACTCCAACAGTGAAAATTTTCACAATGATAAGGAAAATCAAACCTCATCTGAATCTTGA
- the LOC143232453 gene encoding protein O-mannosyl-transferase Tmtc3-like isoform X2, protein MAPRQLVRSPRKHPKVGMAHQARTSYYVVVATVAFVCYLNALSCGFVFDDMSAVRDNRDLRPETPLISLFWNDFWGTPIHKEHSHKSYRPLCVLTFRLNYMLSELEPMSYHLLNIILHVIVCLQFFGVTQLFLPECACFVAAILFAIHPVHTEAVTGVVGRAEILSSVLFLLAFSSYSKATRRPHHTEWLPLLHCVIFVTAATLCKEQGITVVGLCCIYEVFVVQKLRLSDLLYVGQNVMASKAQPPPWLREMMLRLTVLILCALGLLIGRFQIMGAQLPVFTRFDNPAAVASSPVRQLTYNYLLGVNTWLVLFPFSLCCDWTMGTIPLIESFTDPRNFATIAIYLTLILLVGSILFSDDGHSEVVTMGLAFTVLPFLPASNLFFPVGFVVAERVLYTPSMGLCLLVAYGWHLLMERIWKPVVWTMLTVLIISHSLKTIVRNCDWKTEYSIFMAGLKVNQQNAKLYNNVGHALEGEGKFKEALEYFLQASCVQNDDIGAHINVGRTYNNLEMYDEAELAFWKAKGLLPRPKTGEAYRVRIAPNHLNVFLNLANLISRNKSRLEEADALYRQAISMRADYIQAYINRGDILIKLNRTQEAQEVYERALQFDSTNPDIYYNLGVVYLEQRKATQAMVYFNKALEIDPNHEQALMNSAVLIQESGNSKLRHVAYERLQHLLEKGKANERVYFNLGMLAMDEKRVNEAEMWFKNAVQVREDFRSALFNLALLLSDSGRPLEAVPFLKQLLKHHPDHIKGLILLGDIYINHMKDLEAAEKCYTKILHMDPSNVQAKHNLCVVYVERGQLTTGEHCLLQAASLAPKEEYIQRHLQIVRARLQKTKTKDEYSNSVNEVNPTLKPSISENPLNKKHSNSENFHNDKENQTSSES, encoded by the exons GAACACAGTCACAAGTCGTACAGacctttgtgtgttttaacatttaGACTTAACTACATGTTAAGTGAATTAGAACCCATGAGTTACCACTTATTGAACATCATCCTTCATGTTATTGTCTGTCTACAGTTTTTTGG GGTTACACAGCTTTTCTTACCAGAGTGTGCTTGTTTTGTTGCTGCAATCCTTTTTGCCATTCATCCTGTCCACACTgaagca GTAACGGGAGTAGTAGGAAGAGCTGAGATTCTGTCTTCAGTCTTGTTTCTTCTTGCCTTTTCCTCCTATTCTAAAGCCACAAGAAGGCCACACCATACAG AATGGTTACCTCTACTCCATTGTGTAATATTTGTGACAGCAGCTACACTTTGTAAAGAACAAGGAATCACAGTTGTGGGACTCTGCTGCATATATGAAGTGTTTGTTGTACAGAAG CTTAGACTCTCAGATCTTCTTTACGTTGGTCAGAACGTAATGGCTTCCAAAGCTCAACCTCCTCCTTGGCTTAGAGAAATGATGCTGCGGCTAACAGTCTTAATTCTTTGTGCTCTTGGTCTCTTGATTGGGAGATTTCAAATAATGGGTGCCCAGTTGCCAGTTTTTACCAG GTTTGACAACCCAGCAGCTGTGGCTAGTAGTCCTGTTCGACAGCTTACTTACAATTATTTATTGGGTGTTAACACATGGCTCGTTCTCTTCCCCTTCAGTTTATGTTGTGATTGGACAATGGGAACAATTCCATTGATTGAGTCATTCACAGATCCTCGTAACTTTGCAACTATAGCGATTTATTTAACTCTTATACTGTTGGTGGGGTCTATCCTTTTTTCAGATGATGGTCATTCTGAAGTTGTTACTATG GGCTTAGCATTTACGGTGCTACCATTTCTTCCGGCCTCCAACTTGTTCTTTCCTGTAGGATTTGTGGTAGCTGAAAGAGTCCTGTACACTCCAAGTATGGGATTATGTCTCTTAGTTGCATATGGGTGGCATCTGTTAATGGAAAGAAT ATGGAAGCCTGTTGTATGGACCATGTTAACAGTACTGATCATATCTCACAGTCTGAAAACAATTGTCCGCAACTGTGACTG GAAGACTGAATACTCAATCTTTATGGCTGGGTTAAAGGTCAATCAACAAAATGCTAAACTTTACAACAATGTGGGTCATGCTTTAGAAGGAGAAGGAAAATTTAAGGAAGCTTTGGAATACTTCCTTCAAGCTTCTTG TGTTCAAAATGATGATATTGGAGCTCACATCAATGTTGGAAGGACATACAATAACTTAGAGATGTATGATGAAGCAGAACTGGCTTTCTGGAAG GCAAAAGGACTTCTTCCTCGTCCTAAAACTGGAGAAGCGTATAGAGTTCGAATAGCCCCAAACCACCTGAATGTATTTCTTAATCTTGCAAATCTCATATCTCGAAACAAGAGCCGGCTTGAAGAGGCTGATGCA ctATACAGACAGGCTATCAGCATGAGAGCAGACTACATCCAAGCCTATATTAACAGAGGTGACATTCTGATTAAGTTAAATAG GACACAGGAGGCTCAAGAAGTATATGAAAGAGCACTGCAGTTCGACAGCACCAAtcctgatatttattataat cTTGGAGTGGTATACCTTGAACAACGGAAAGCTACTCAAGCTATGGTCTATTTCAACAAGGCATTGGAGATTGACCCAAATCATGAA CAAGCTCTAATGAATTCAGCAGTGTTGATACAAGAAAGTGGAAACAGCAAGCTTAGACATGTTGCTTATGAAAG GTTACAACACCTGTTAGAGAAAGGAAAGGCTAATGAAAGAGTTTATTTCAACCTTGGGATGCTGGCAATGGATGAAAAACGTGTGAATGAAGcagaaatgtggtttaaaaatgCTGTTCAG GTACGAGAAGATTTTCGTAGTGCACTTTTCAATCTTGCACTACTACTATCAGATTCAGGGCGTCCACTTGAAGCTGTGCCTTTTCTGAAGCAGTTACTAAAG CACCATCCTGATCACATTAAAGGACTGATTTTACTAGGAGATATCTACATCAATCACATGAAAGACTTGGAAGCAGCAGAAAAG TGTTACACGAAGATCCTTCATATGGATCCTAGCAATGTCCAAGCTAAACACAACCTGTGTGTTGTGTATGTGGAGCGTGGACAACTCACAACTGGTGAGCACTGCTTACTGCAAGCTGCAAGCCTTGCTCCTAAAGAAGAATACATTCAGCGTCATCTTCAAATTGTTCGTGCACGAttacaaaaaactaaaacaaaagatgAATACAGTAATTCTGTAAATGAGGTAAATCCGACATTAAAACCTTCAATCTCAGAAAATCCCTTGAATAAGAAACACTCCAACAGTGAAAATTTTCACAATGATAAGGAAAATCAAACCTCATCTGAATCTTGA
- the LOC143232453 gene encoding protein O-mannosyl-transferase Tmtc3-like isoform X4, giving the protein MAPRQLVRSPRKHPKVGMAHQARTSYYVVVATVAFVCYLNALSCGFVFDDMSAVRDNRDLRPETPLISLFWNDFWGTPIHKEHSHKSYRPLCVLTFRLNYMLSELEPMSYHLLNIILHVIVCLQFFGVTQLFLPECACFVAAILFAIHPVHTEAVTGVVGRAEILSSVLFLLAFSSYSKATRRPHHTEWLPLLHCVIFVTAATLCKEQGITVVGLCCIYEVFVVQKLRLSDLLYVGQNVMASKAQPPPWLREMMLRLTVLILCALGLLIGRFQIMGAQLPVFTRFDNPAAVASSPVRQLTYNYLLGVNTWLVLFPFSLCCDWTMGTIPLIESFTDPRNFATIAIYLTLILLVGSILFSDDGHSEVVTMGLAFTVLPFLPASNLFFPVGFVVAERVLYTPSMGLCLLVAYGWHLLMERIRWKPVVWTMLTVLIISHSLKTIVRNCDCVQNDDIGAHINVGRTYNNLEMYDEAELAFWKAKGLLPRPKTGEAYRVRIAPNHLNVFLNLANLISRNKSRLEEADALYRQAISMRADYIQAYINRGDILIKLNRTQEAQEVYERALQFDSTNPDIYYNLGVVYLEQRKATQAMVYFNKALEIDPNHEQALMNSAVLIQESGNSKLRHVAYERLQHLLEKGKANERVYFNLGMLAMDEKRVNEAEMWFKNAVQVREDFRSALFNLALLLSDSGRPLEAVPFLKQLLKHHPDHIKGLILLGDIYINHMKDLEAAEKCYTKILHMDPSNVQAKHNLCVVYVERGQLTTGEHCLLQAASLAPKEEYIQRHLQIVRARLQKTKTKDEYSNSVNEVNPTLKPSISENPLNKKHSNSENFHNDKENQTSSES; this is encoded by the exons GAACACAGTCACAAGTCGTACAGacctttgtgtgttttaacatttaGACTTAACTACATGTTAAGTGAATTAGAACCCATGAGTTACCACTTATTGAACATCATCCTTCATGTTATTGTCTGTCTACAGTTTTTTGG GGTTACACAGCTTTTCTTACCAGAGTGTGCTTGTTTTGTTGCTGCAATCCTTTTTGCCATTCATCCTGTCCACACTgaagca GTAACGGGAGTAGTAGGAAGAGCTGAGATTCTGTCTTCAGTCTTGTTTCTTCTTGCCTTTTCCTCCTATTCTAAAGCCACAAGAAGGCCACACCATACAG AATGGTTACCTCTACTCCATTGTGTAATATTTGTGACAGCAGCTACACTTTGTAAAGAACAAGGAATCACAGTTGTGGGACTCTGCTGCATATATGAAGTGTTTGTTGTACAGAAG CTTAGACTCTCAGATCTTCTTTACGTTGGTCAGAACGTAATGGCTTCCAAAGCTCAACCTCCTCCTTGGCTTAGAGAAATGATGCTGCGGCTAACAGTCTTAATTCTTTGTGCTCTTGGTCTCTTGATTGGGAGATTTCAAATAATGGGTGCCCAGTTGCCAGTTTTTACCAG GTTTGACAACCCAGCAGCTGTGGCTAGTAGTCCTGTTCGACAGCTTACTTACAATTATTTATTGGGTGTTAACACATGGCTCGTTCTCTTCCCCTTCAGTTTATGTTGTGATTGGACAATGGGAACAATTCCATTGATTGAGTCATTCACAGATCCTCGTAACTTTGCAACTATAGCGATTTATTTAACTCTTATACTGTTGGTGGGGTCTATCCTTTTTTCAGATGATGGTCATTCTGAAGTTGTTACTATG GGCTTAGCATTTACGGTGCTACCATTTCTTCCGGCCTCCAACTTGTTCTTTCCTGTAGGATTTGTGGTAGCTGAAAGAGTCCTGTACACTCCAAGTATGGGATTATGTCTCTTAGTTGCATATGGGTGGCATCTGTTAATGGAAAGAAT AAGATGGAAGCCTGTTGTATGGACCATGTTAACAGTACTGATCATATCTCACAGTCTGAAAACAATTGTCCGCAACTGTGACTG TGTTCAAAATGATGATATTGGAGCTCACATCAATGTTGGAAGGACATACAATAACTTAGAGATGTATGATGAAGCAGAACTGGCTTTCTGGAAG GCAAAAGGACTTCTTCCTCGTCCTAAAACTGGAGAAGCGTATAGAGTTCGAATAGCCCCAAACCACCTGAATGTATTTCTTAATCTTGCAAATCTCATATCTCGAAACAAGAGCCGGCTTGAAGAGGCTGATGCA ctATACAGACAGGCTATCAGCATGAGAGCAGACTACATCCAAGCCTATATTAACAGAGGTGACATTCTGATTAAGTTAAATAG GACACAGGAGGCTCAAGAAGTATATGAAAGAGCACTGCAGTTCGACAGCACCAAtcctgatatttattataat cTTGGAGTGGTATACCTTGAACAACGGAAAGCTACTCAAGCTATGGTCTATTTCAACAAGGCATTGGAGATTGACCCAAATCATGAA CAAGCTCTAATGAATTCAGCAGTGTTGATACAAGAAAGTGGAAACAGCAAGCTTAGACATGTTGCTTATGAAAG GTTACAACACCTGTTAGAGAAAGGAAAGGCTAATGAAAGAGTTTATTTCAACCTTGGGATGCTGGCAATGGATGAAAAACGTGTGAATGAAGcagaaatgtggtttaaaaatgCTGTTCAG GTACGAGAAGATTTTCGTAGTGCACTTTTCAATCTTGCACTACTACTATCAGATTCAGGGCGTCCACTTGAAGCTGTGCCTTTTCTGAAGCAGTTACTAAAG CACCATCCTGATCACATTAAAGGACTGATTTTACTAGGAGATATCTACATCAATCACATGAAAGACTTGGAAGCAGCAGAAAAG TGTTACACGAAGATCCTTCATATGGATCCTAGCAATGTCCAAGCTAAACACAACCTGTGTGTTGTGTATGTGGAGCGTGGACAACTCACAACTGGTGAGCACTGCTTACTGCAAGCTGCAAGCCTTGCTCCTAAAGAAGAATACATTCAGCGTCATCTTCAAATTGTTCGTGCACGAttacaaaaaactaaaacaaaagatgAATACAGTAATTCTGTAAATGAGGTAAATCCGACATTAAAACCTTCAATCTCAGAAAATCCCTTGAATAAGAAACACTCCAACAGTGAAAATTTTCACAATGATAAGGAAAATCAAACCTCATCTGAATCTTGA